The region TTAACAGGTATGCTATGTTTGTTTTGGCTGAGATggtaatttgtgtgtgtatgtttgtgtgagtgttttatAATCTACGAGTTTACAGATTCCTTagtaaaaatacatgtttttctgcttcattCCACAACACAAAGTTGTTTGACAACCAGACACCTTGTTTAATTTACTGTACCTAAGCtgatgttttccttttctgctTCACTGCTTCTTTCTCTCAGCTATTCTTCCAAAACCAGGCCACTGCCCACGTCTCCTTAATGTTGTTCCATCACataaggggtgtgtgtgtgatgaagacTGTCCTGCAGAACACAAATGCTGTGTTTTTGACTGTGGAGCTGTCTGTGTCCCTCCTGCTTTCAGTACGAGCCACAATGTTTAACTTTTTCTCAAGCTGACAGCTGTTAAAATCTTTTGTTAATGCTCAGTGGATGAACTGACATGGAAATCAATCATGGACCTTCCCTTCCACTCAAACACCATATTTTCCAGACTTTCTCTTACTGTgataaattgactttttttcccccttcagccAAGCCAGGAGTGTGTCCTCGCAGGCGTTGGGGCTCAGGGATGTGTGCAGAGTTTTGCTCTAATGACAGTGACTGCCCAAATGATGAGAAATGCTGCCACAATGGATGTGGACATGAGTGCATTGCACCATACATAGGTTAGTTAGAACATTTTACTCTTCTTGCAGTGTTTGTGACATTTGCTTGACATTTCCTGAACACTTTGTAACtgactgtttttgtctttggtgGTTCAGTGAAGAAGGGTCGCTGCGCTCTGCCCCAAGGGACTCCCATGTGTGCTGAGTACTGCTATCATGATGGTCAGTGTCCAGGAGAGCAGAAGTGCTGCAGGACAACCTGTGGCCACGCCTGCAGTGAGCCCTGCTGATTGGACAGCCAGCTGCATGTGTGCACTTATTTGGTTTCTTTAATGCAACAAGAAAATGTGTTCAGCAATGAGAAATCATGTTCACTATATCACATTTTGTCACAACTTTTGAGCATTAATTGCacaaacaagacacaaacaaacaaacaacaaatttgttttggtcttttaagTCTATGCTCTCCACTTTATAGGGAAGCAAGAATGATAGAATAACCAAATGTTTTGCTGTAATAAAACAATCAGGAGGATGAACCATTAATATTTACTATGAACCCTTCTGATGACCAACTTGGGGAATACCCCTGATCTTGTTGGTGGTGTGTGTTACACTGGCCACATACAGTAATCAATTGTCAATCATTGTCTTCAAAAGACCTATATATACTTTTGCCTTGATTAGTTTACAacttattttaatgttgataGCATTTAGGTCACAGTAAGTTCTTCTGTTTTAGTAGTAGCACTGTATATTCTACTACAATCTCTTTCCACTGCTGTTTAAATGGCTGAGAAATGTACTGTACTAGAAATTCTTTGTATTTCAgctaataaaacatgtttccaGAAACTACAAATGTGTTGTGCATTTATCATTTCCCTGGTTGTAGGTCTTGAGTTTCATCGGCCTCTCTTTATGGACTTTTTAAGGCAAGAGCTTGGCTGCACaaacaaatgatgaaatatGCCAAGAATGGA is a window of Scomber scombrus chromosome 10, fScoSco1.1, whole genome shotgun sequence DNA encoding:
- the wfdc2 gene encoding WAP four-disulfide core domain protein 3 isoform X2, with amino-acid sequence MEKHWSAVSALILTLCAFLHFQLVFAAAADGNLTAILPKPGHCPRLLNVVPSHKGCVCDEDCPAEHKCCVFDCGAVCVPPAFTKPGVCPRRRWGSGMCAEFCSNDSDCPNDEKCCHNGCGHECIAPYIVKKGRCALPQGTPMCAEYCYHDGQCPGEQKCCRTTCGHACSEPC
- the wfdc2 gene encoding WAP four-disulfide core domain protein 3 isoform X1, yielding MEKHWSAVSALILTLCAFLHFQLVFAAAADGNLTAKPGVCPRRRWGSGMCAEFCSNDSDCPNDEKCCHNGCGHECIAPYIVKKGRCALPQGTPMCAEYCYHDGQCPGEQKCCRTTCGHACSEPC